A portion of the Acidisarcina polymorpha genome contains these proteins:
- a CDS encoding lactonase family protein has protein sequence MMKAGRGILALTLGFGTFAPAMFAAAGSTVNPTVFVMTNAADRNEVVVYTRERDGGSSEANRFSTDGRGSGGTNDPLQSQGSLTLNSEHTLLFAVNAGSGTLASFRVRGKGELALVDKVPTGGSEPLAVATFKNRVYVLDGAGQGTVVGFSVDEAGRLHAITDASAFLSATSAGGSSISITPDGQFLVVTERLTNDIDTFRIFSDGTLGPINTIASPVPGVFSARFDPQGQLILSATGPAGAANASTISSFSVKSNGALTAVTESLPTFGNANCWNAVTPDGKFAYVSNAGSSTISAFSISKTGVLKPVGSTVVATQPEGTTNLDITVSGDGKYLYTLDSMVGSVSVFAINADGTLTSQGEISGLPKNVGFNGIAAL, from the coding sequence ATGATGAAGGCAGGACGCGGAATCCTCGCGCTCACGCTTGGATTCGGCACATTCGCACCAGCGATGTTTGCCGCGGCAGGCTCCACCGTTAACCCAACAGTATTTGTGATGACAAACGCCGCAGACAGAAACGAGGTCGTTGTCTACACCCGTGAGCGCGATGGCGGCTCCTCCGAGGCCAACCGGTTTTCAACTGATGGACGAGGCAGCGGCGGGACGAATGACCCCTTGCAGTCCCAGGGGTCCCTCACTCTCAACAGCGAGCACACTCTCCTCTTCGCGGTGAATGCGGGAAGCGGCACGCTTGCTAGCTTCCGCGTTCGTGGCAAGGGCGAGCTTGCCCTGGTTGATAAGGTCCCTACTGGCGGCAGCGAGCCATTGGCCGTCGCTACGTTTAAGAATCGTGTCTACGTGCTCGACGGAGCTGGTCAGGGGACCGTGGTAGGGTTCTCGGTTGACGAAGCCGGACGCCTGCACGCAATTACTGACGCGTCTGCCTTCCTGAGCGCGACTTCCGCTGGTGGTTCCTCGATCTCCATCACGCCTGATGGCCAATTCCTGGTGGTCACCGAACGCCTCACCAATGACATCGACACTTTTCGCATTTTCTCCGATGGCACACTCGGCCCTATCAACACGATTGCCAGCCCGGTGCCTGGCGTCTTCTCCGCACGGTTCGATCCTCAGGGACAGCTGATACTCTCGGCAACTGGTCCCGCAGGTGCGGCCAATGCATCGACCATCTCTTCGTTCTCCGTAAAGAGCAACGGTGCGCTCACTGCAGTCACTGAATCCCTTCCCACGTTTGGCAACGCAAACTGCTGGAACGCGGTCACTCCGGACGGCAAGTTCGCCTATGTTTCAAATGCCGGATCCTCGACGATCTCTGCGTTCTCGATCTCGAAGACCGGAGTGCTGAAGCCGGTGGGCTCGACGGTTGTTGCAACTCAACCTGAAGGCACGACGAATCTCGACATTACGGTTAGCGGCGACGGCAAGTATCTCTACACGCTGGACTCTATGGTCGGCAGCGTCAGTGTGTTCGCGATCAATGCCGACGGAACACTCACGTCTCAGGGTGAGATCTCCGGCCTCCCGAAGAACGTTGGCTTTAACGGAATCGCGGCTCTCTAA
- a CDS encoding LacI family DNA-binding transcriptional regulator: MNIREVARVARVSTATVSRTINGSDKVAPETAERVREAIHKLKFYPNNNARALGSGRSSLYGLIISDITNPFFPELVRSFEEIAVQYGQEVLVANTNYDPIRMETCVRRMLQRKVDGVAILTSEMEAHLIDEFSSRRIPMVFLDMGVPSEGISNIVLDYPAGVDAAVQHLSDLGHVDIGFISGPMNLTSARIRHQAFLASLKRKRIRLNPSFVEEGDHRMGGGHDAMARLLNRPVRPTAILASNDMTAIGAMGAIFEQGLSVPEDISVIGFDDIDLSSFTQPPLTTIRVSRPDIARTAFRALYSSNQDTPPQGAEFTIHPTLIERKSTGRMIPIGSPRRQQKSGDAGIRFGKAQITG, encoded by the coding sequence ATGAACATCAGAGAAGTTGCCCGGGTAGCCCGAGTTTCCACTGCGACCGTCTCACGCACCATCAACGGTTCTGATAAGGTTGCGCCCGAGACCGCCGAACGCGTTCGCGAGGCCATTCACAAACTGAAGTTCTACCCCAACAACAATGCGCGTGCTCTGGGTTCAGGGCGGAGCAGCCTCTATGGTTTGATTATCTCCGACATCACCAACCCGTTTTTCCCCGAACTGGTACGGAGCTTCGAGGAGATCGCCGTCCAGTATGGCCAGGAGGTGCTAGTCGCCAACACCAACTACGACCCCATCCGTATGGAAACATGTGTTCGCCGCATGCTTCAGCGCAAAGTCGACGGCGTAGCCATCCTTACCTCGGAGATGGAGGCCCACCTGATCGATGAATTCAGCAGTCGCCGCATTCCGATGGTCTTCCTGGACATGGGCGTACCCAGCGAAGGCATATCCAATATCGTGCTTGATTATCCGGCCGGCGTTGACGCCGCTGTCCAGCACCTCTCCGATCTCGGCCATGTCGACATCGGTTTCATCTCCGGCCCAATGAATCTCACATCGGCGCGCATCCGTCATCAGGCGTTCCTCGCCAGCCTCAAGCGCAAGCGCATCCGCCTCAATCCCTCCTTCGTGGAAGAAGGAGATCATCGGATGGGCGGCGGCCATGATGCCATGGCCCGCCTGCTTAACCGGCCGGTGCGGCCGACGGCAATCCTCGCCTCAAACGACATGACGGCGATTGGCGCTATGGGAGCCATCTTCGAGCAAGGGCTGAGCGTTCCTGAAGACATCTCGGTCATCGGCTTCGACGACATCGACCTGAGTTCCTTCACTCAGCCGCCGCTGACCACGATCCGCGTTTCGCGGCCGGATATCGCCCGCACTGCCTTCCGCGCCCTCTACTCTTCTAACCAGGATACGCCTCCTCAAGGGGCAGAGTTCACCATCCATCCGACCCTGATCGAACGAAAATCGACGGGAAGAATGATCCCCATCGGATCGCCCCGCAGGCAGCAGAAAAGCGGAGACGCCGGCATTCGCTTTGGCAAAGCGCAGATCACTGGTTAA
- the cysG gene encoding siroheme synthase CysG has protein sequence MAMLPIFLKLSGRRCLLVGAGTVALEKIGSLLKTGAKLTVIAPEARPEIQQLATEGRLVWIQRAFELTDLDGNFLVITATNVPQVNSAVYQGCLDRNVICNSVDDIPNCDFYFGSIVARGDLQIAISTAGESPAVAQRLRREIDEQLPEDLGEWLKNLGQLRREVLESHPRGDARKAVLHQLSHRQVCESPTCPSRRIASQAIPENSPNTVINSVEPKVYLVGAGPGDPDLLTVKALRLIQNAEVVLHDDLVPPAVLENASLNAEIVNVGKRCGAKNITQDEINALMVEHARAGRRVVRLKSGDPLIFGRAAEEMRALGEAGIAYEIVPGITAAFAAAAAIQCSLTDRNCASNVVFSTGQHAQSHNQSPLPEREDATRVVYMPGRDLTLLAAQWLDEGLPPNLPCVVVSRAAQPDQQVRCTTLAALGAAEAALAPSLLIAGWSVRNVTSAAIADVWAGQSAV, from the coding sequence ATGGCAATGCTGCCCATCTTCCTCAAGCTATCCGGCCGCCGGTGCCTGCTGGTGGGTGCGGGTACTGTTGCCCTGGAGAAGATTGGAAGCCTGCTCAAAACCGGAGCTAAACTCACCGTGATAGCCCCGGAAGCGCGGCCCGAGATTCAGCAGCTTGCAACCGAGGGCAGGCTGGTATGGATTCAGCGGGCATTCGAGTTGACAGACCTCGATGGCAATTTTCTGGTGATCACGGCGACCAATGTTCCGCAGGTGAACTCCGCTGTTTATCAAGGCTGTCTGGATCGGAATGTCATTTGTAACAGCGTCGATGACATTCCGAACTGTGACTTCTATTTTGGCTCGATCGTAGCTCGTGGAGACTTGCAAATTGCGATCTCGACTGCTGGGGAGAGCCCTGCGGTTGCGCAGCGACTTCGCCGCGAGATAGATGAGCAGCTCCCCGAGGACTTAGGCGAGTGGTTAAAAAACCTGGGCCAGCTTCGCCGCGAGGTGCTCGAGAGCCATCCCCGGGGGGATGCGCGTAAGGCAGTGCTGCATCAGCTCTCGCATCGCCAGGTGTGCGAATCGCCGACATGCCCCTCGCGGAGGATCGCCTCGCAAGCGATTCCCGAAAATTCGCCGAACACTGTGATAAATAGCGTCGAGCCAAAGGTCTACCTGGTAGGAGCTGGGCCGGGCGACCCGGATCTCCTTACCGTCAAGGCGCTTCGCCTCATTCAGAATGCCGAAGTCGTTCTCCACGATGATCTGGTTCCTCCGGCTGTTCTCGAGAATGCTTCGCTCAACGCGGAAATCGTGAACGTGGGCAAGCGTTGCGGCGCCAAGAACATTACCCAGGACGAAATCAACGCGCTGATGGTGGAACATGCGCGCGCCGGCCGCAGGGTGGTTCGTCTCAAGAGTGGCGACCCGCTCATTTTTGGCCGCGCTGCCGAAGAAATGAGAGCTCTAGGCGAGGCCGGCATCGCTTATGAGATTGTTCCCGGGATCACCGCGGCCTTCGCGGCTGCAGCTGCTATTCAATGTTCATTAACCGACCGTAATTGCGCGTCCAACGTCGTTTTCTCCACAGGACAACATGCGCAGTCGCACAATCAATCTCCCTTGCCGGAGCGGGAAGACGCCACCCGTGTGGTCTACATGCCTGGACGGGATTTGACTCTGCTTGCCGCTCAGTGGCTCGACGAAGGTCTTCCGCCTAATCTCCCTTGCGTGGTCGTCTCCCGCGCCGCTCAGCCCGACCAGCAAGTGCGATGTACGACACTTGCCGCCCTGGGTGCTGCCGAAGCTGCTCTCGCGCCGTCGCTGCTCATCGCGGGTTGGAGCGTTCGGAATGTGACTTCGGCAGCTATCGCGGATGTGTGGGCTGGTCAATCCGCGGTCTGA
- a CDS encoding ATP-binding protein yields the protein MNIELSVDDVKASDCPERAAIGPPEKPTPIGEIMAALRTIPELEGLSDKEFHWIASHGSERVGPDGSVVFTENEPSHHLTFILGGEVYVRRRNMGPTSLFFGRTGRMTGKLPYSRMKTWGGDGTAAGSFWGLDIHEDCFPAMLQAIPALNQRVVSTLLDRVREFTRADEQTVKLNALGKLAANLAHELNNPASAARRAAETLSSNLRETDAAKCRLGYLCTSDEELNAYCNWMKEARNWVAGATTDSSHSTGVDEEKILNWLEARHIPDAWKIAPPLADARLPVKMLEDLAAAVNSAVLPLAISTFAEAISSERAAETIVGSTSRIFDIITAIKDYSYMDQEPLQEINLVQALESTLAMFRSRLSLVEIRRQYDPMVPALRGFGGELNDVWTALIENALDAMEGHGTLRLSTSLKGRIVFVEVGDSGQGIDPGLKSRIFEPFFTTKPIGKGLGLGLDLVQRVVNKHFGSISVESSPAGTCFQVRLPLDRSRVY from the coding sequence ATGAACATCGAACTCAGCGTCGATGACGTGAAGGCCTCAGATTGCCCGGAACGGGCCGCCATCGGACCGCCGGAAAAGCCAACACCCATCGGCGAGATTATGGCTGCACTTCGCACCATTCCGGAACTCGAAGGGCTTTCCGATAAAGAGTTTCACTGGATTGCGAGCCACGGAAGCGAACGCGTTGGACCAGACGGCAGCGTCGTCTTCACCGAGAATGAGCCGTCGCACCACCTCACCTTCATCCTGGGGGGCGAGGTTTACGTGCGGCGGCGAAACATGGGGCCGACCTCGCTTTTCTTTGGCCGGACTGGGCGAATGACCGGCAAGCTTCCGTATTCCCGGATGAAAACCTGGGGAGGCGACGGCACCGCTGCCGGGTCGTTCTGGGGGCTCGATATACACGAGGACTGCTTTCCGGCGATGCTCCAGGCAATCCCTGCTCTGAATCAGCGGGTCGTGTCGACTCTTCTCGATCGAGTTCGCGAATTCACCCGGGCCGACGAACAGACGGTCAAGCTGAACGCTCTAGGCAAGCTGGCGGCCAATCTTGCCCACGAGCTCAATAATCCCGCCTCCGCTGCGAGGCGAGCGGCCGAGACGCTCTCGTCAAATCTTCGCGAAACCGATGCGGCGAAGTGCCGGCTGGGCTATCTCTGCACTTCTGATGAAGAGTTGAATGCTTATTGCAACTGGATGAAGGAGGCCCGGAATTGGGTCGCCGGCGCCACCACGGACTCGAGCCACTCCACTGGGGTTGATGAGGAAAAGATCCTGAACTGGCTGGAGGCGCGACACATTCCGGATGCCTGGAAGATCGCTCCTCCCTTGGCCGATGCTCGCTTGCCCGTCAAAATGCTCGAAGACTTGGCAGCTGCCGTAAATTCCGCCGTTCTTCCGCTCGCGATTTCCACCTTTGCGGAAGCCATCAGCAGCGAACGCGCGGCGGAGACGATCGTGGGATCGACCTCCAGGATCTTCGACATCATCACGGCAATCAAAGACTACTCCTATATGGATCAGGAGCCCCTGCAAGAGATTAACCTGGTTCAAGCATTAGAGAGCACGCTGGCCATGTTTCGATCGCGCCTGAGTCTAGTCGAAATCCGGCGGCAGTATGATCCGATGGTGCCGGCGTTGCGGGGCTTTGGCGGTGAATTGAATGATGTTTGGACCGCTCTGATTGAGAACGCCCTGGACGCGATGGAAGGCCACGGAACGCTCAGGCTGTCGACCAGCCTGAAGGGCCGAATCGTCTTTGTCGAGGTGGGGGACAGCGGACAAGGCATCGACCCTGGCTTGAAGTCCAGAATTTTCGAGCCATTTTTCACGACGAAACCGATCGGCAAAGGGCTTGGACTCGGCCTGGATCTCGTGCAAAGAGTCGTGAACAAGCACTTCGGCTCCATCAGCGTTGAGTCGAGCCCAGCCGGGACCTGTTTCCAGGTACGGCTTCCTTTAGATCGAAGCCGCGTTTACTAA
- a CDS encoding nitrite/sulfite reductase, whose protein sequence is MTEVAAVKETKAQRVERLKREKNPWEAFDEVRRFAREGRASVVPEWASAYFKWWGVYTQGDGVGATGGKGGEGLATDYFMMRIGIPNGILNSQQLRVMGNLTRTHARNLADITVRQNLQLHWLSIESLPEVVDALDRVGLSPKGACGDVVRNVTGCPLAGVAADELIDASPLAVEIAELLTANPDFYNLPRKFKISVTGCPSWCSYPEINDIGFTAVRSGDQVGYSVRIGGGLSADPHLAVRLDAFVLPSQGLAVARAVTEIFRDQQGLRESRDRARLKHLFLKEGWTAESFLAELESRLDFPLLPGVPEEIPNDIYRDHAGIHPQRQPGLCYVGASVLRGRLSGEQLEAAAELAERFGSGALRATVSQNLLFIDVPNGKTSELAGELQQIGLEVEGSPFWRGAVACTGTEFCKLAITETKGFTRWLVDELEERLPEFDQQLKLHVTGCPNSCGQHWIADIGIEGKKIKHEGQLTDAYYFCVGGAVGKHAAIARAVGYRCPAPLVPEAIERLLRRYLADRAPEENLRAWFGRYPNDELRAHLAGEVLAPVERDTPTGRAPHGVD, encoded by the coding sequence ATGACTGAAGTTGCCGCCGTCAAAGAAACCAAAGCCCAGCGTGTGGAGCGCCTGAAGCGCGAAAAAAACCCGTGGGAGGCCTTCGACGAGGTGCGCAGGTTTGCCCGCGAGGGTCGTGCCAGCGTGGTCCCCGAATGGGCCTCTGCATACTTCAAGTGGTGGGGCGTCTACACTCAGGGCGATGGCGTCGGGGCGACCGGAGGCAAAGGCGGCGAGGGCCTCGCCACCGATTACTTCATGATGCGCATCGGCATTCCTAATGGAATTCTGAACTCGCAGCAGCTTCGTGTCATGGGCAATCTTACGCGAACGCATGCTCGTAACCTTGCCGACATCACGGTCCGGCAGAACCTACAGTTGCATTGGCTCAGCATCGAGTCGCTGCCCGAGGTGGTCGACGCTCTTGATCGAGTCGGGCTTTCGCCAAAAGGCGCTTGTGGCGATGTCGTTCGCAACGTTACCGGCTGCCCGCTCGCCGGAGTTGCCGCGGACGAGCTCATCGATGCCTCGCCATTGGCGGTTGAGATCGCCGAGTTGCTGACGGCCAATCCCGACTTCTACAATTTGCCTCGCAAGTTCAAGATTTCCGTCACCGGCTGCCCTTCCTGGTGCTCCTATCCTGAGATCAATGACATTGGTTTCACAGCGGTGAGATCAGGCGATCAGGTGGGTTATTCGGTGCGGATTGGCGGCGGTCTCTCCGCGGACCCGCATCTCGCAGTTCGGCTCGATGCGTTTGTGCTTCCGAGTCAGGGTTTAGCTGTCGCTCGTGCGGTAACTGAGATCTTCCGCGACCAGCAAGGCCTGCGCGAGAGTCGCGACCGGGCTCGCCTCAAGCACCTGTTCCTTAAAGAGGGATGGACAGCGGAGAGCTTCCTGGCTGAGCTCGAGTCTAGGCTTGACTTTCCCCTATTGCCGGGCGTTCCCGAAGAGATACCCAACGACATCTACCGGGACCATGCGGGTATTCATCCGCAGCGGCAGCCCGGGCTCTGCTATGTTGGCGCTTCCGTGTTGCGTGGCCGTCTCAGCGGAGAGCAGTTGGAGGCGGCAGCAGAACTCGCCGAGCGCTTTGGCAGCGGCGCCCTTCGGGCGACGGTCTCGCAGAATTTGCTCTTCATTGATGTTCCCAATGGCAAGACTTCTGAACTAGCCGGCGAACTGCAGCAGATTGGCCTTGAGGTGGAGGGAAGCCCCTTCTGGCGTGGAGCCGTGGCCTGCACCGGCACGGAGTTTTGCAAGCTTGCGATTACCGAGACTAAAGGATTTACCCGATGGCTGGTCGATGAACTCGAAGAGCGGCTTCCGGAGTTCGATCAACAGCTCAAGCTCCACGTGACCGGCTGCCCCAATAGCTGCGGCCAGCACTGGATCGCGGACATCGGCATCGAAGGCAAGAAGATCAAGCACGAAGGCCAATTGACCGATGCGTACTACTTCTGCGTGGGAGGGGCGGTCGGCAAGCATGCCGCCATTGCTCGCGCAGTCGGTTACCGCTGCCCGGCGCCGCTTGTTCCCGAGGCAATTGAACGCCTGCTGCGCCGATACCTGGCCGATCGCGCCCCGGAGGAAAATCTTCGCGCCTGGTTCGGCCGCTATCCCAACGACGAACTGCGCGCCCACCTGGCCGGAGAAGTGCTTGCGCCAGTCGAGCGCGATACTCCCACCGGCCGCGCCCCGCATGGAGTCGACTAA
- a CDS encoding CRTAC1 family protein — protein MGNSTAGVFAPVKDAENRPITAGGFVDSGPIVFQDISKQAGLTVWKHKVGTPEKKYILETIGSGVALLDYDNDGWLDIYLVNGSTYEALDGKEPAPHAALFHNNHDGTFTNVAEKAGVTNERWGVGAVVGDYDNDGWPDIYVTNYGKNRLYHNNHNGTFTDVGEKAGVTFGGWSAGATFGDYDGDGKLDLFVPGYVHFDRSNLPDPGSKAVNYSGCQFRGVSVMCGPRGLQGEKDHLYRNNGDGTFNETTEKAGVGDPNGYYGLASVFVDVNNDGKVDLAVADDSTPNYLYINKGDGAFEDDSYASGYALNQDGRETASMGIAVGDYQNNGLVDLVNTTFSDDYKVVYRNDGDANFTDVSYKLGIAQTTIPFLGWGDGFLDYDNDGWKDLFFIDGHVYPLVDKNDWGTTFAQRPLLFRNLKGQKFENVPPVKGTGLADVIPGRGGAFGDLFNDGKIDVVINVMDGSPVLLRNVNDDHHHWVELKLIGGPKGPRDAVGASVYLTANGMKQRQDVLSGGSYASSNDQRVHFGIGDAAAVDGVEIHWPGNVVEQVKLPGVDRIFTVEQGKGVTGETCAKCATVATSAATPKTAAPRR, from the coding sequence ATGGGAAACTCGACGGCCGGGGTCTTTGCGCCGGTTAAAGATGCGGAGAATCGCCCGATTACGGCCGGCGGGTTTGTAGACTCCGGGCCAATCGTCTTTCAGGACATCTCGAAGCAGGCCGGCCTCACCGTTTGGAAGCATAAGGTTGGCACTCCGGAGAAGAAGTACATCCTGGAGACCATTGGGTCGGGAGTCGCGCTGCTTGACTACGACAATGATGGCTGGCTCGACATCTATCTCGTGAACGGTTCGACCTATGAAGCCCTGGACGGCAAAGAGCCAGCTCCGCACGCTGCCTTGTTCCACAATAACCATGATGGGACGTTCACGAACGTGGCGGAGAAAGCGGGCGTCACCAACGAACGCTGGGGAGTTGGCGCAGTCGTCGGCGACTATGACAACGATGGCTGGCCGGACATCTATGTGACCAACTACGGCAAGAACCGGCTCTACCACAACAACCACAACGGCACTTTCACCGATGTAGGAGAGAAGGCGGGAGTCACCTTCGGCGGTTGGTCGGCGGGCGCGACGTTCGGAGATTACGACGGCGACGGCAAGCTGGATCTGTTTGTACCGGGCTACGTTCACTTTGACCGCAGCAACCTGCCTGACCCCGGATCGAAGGCGGTCAACTACTCAGGATGCCAATTTCGCGGCGTCAGCGTCATGTGCGGTCCCCGCGGACTGCAAGGGGAGAAGGACCATCTCTACCGCAACAACGGAGATGGCACATTTAACGAAACCACTGAGAAGGCGGGAGTTGGCGATCCCAACGGCTACTATGGACTGGCTTCGGTCTTTGTCGACGTGAACAATGATGGCAAAGTCGATCTGGCGGTAGCTGACGATTCGACTCCGAATTATCTCTACATCAACAAGGGCGATGGCGCCTTCGAGGATGATAGCTATGCCTCTGGATATGCGTTGAACCAGGATGGCCGCGAGACCGCTTCCATGGGCATCGCGGTTGGCGACTATCAGAACAATGGACTGGTGGACCTGGTGAACACAACGTTTTCCGATGATTACAAAGTTGTCTACCGCAACGATGGGGATGCCAACTTTACCGATGTCAGCTACAAACTGGGGATTGCGCAGACGACGATCCCCTTCCTTGGCTGGGGAGATGGCTTTCTCGACTATGACAATGATGGCTGGAAAGACCTGTTTTTCATCGATGGTCATGTCTATCCTCTAGTGGACAAGAACGACTGGGGCACGACATTTGCACAACGGCCGCTGCTCTTCCGCAACCTGAAGGGGCAGAAGTTTGAGAATGTTCCGCCGGTAAAAGGAACTGGCCTGGCGGACGTGATCCCTGGCAGGGGCGGAGCATTCGGCGACCTCTTCAATGATGGCAAGATCGACGTTGTGATCAACGTGATGGATGGCTCACCGGTGCTTTTGCGCAACGTGAACGACGACCATCATCACTGGGTAGAGCTCAAGTTGATTGGTGGTCCGAAGGGACCGCGCGATGCTGTGGGCGCCTCGGTCTACTTGACGGCCAATGGGATGAAGCAGCGCCAGGATGTGCTTAGCGGCGGCAGCTACGCCTCTTCCAACGACCAGCGGGTGCATTTTGGCATAGGCGACGCGGCGGCGGTCGACGGGGTGGAAATTCATTGGCCGGGCAATGTTGTCGAACAAGTGAAACTGCCGGGTGTCGACCGCATCTTTACCGTGGAGCAGGGTAAGGGAGTGACCGGGGAAACCTGCGCCAAGTGCGCGACCGTCGCCACTTCGGCAGCAACACCGAAGACGGCCGCGCCGCGGCGATAG
- a CDS encoding YeiH family protein yields MATTAIPTSTPPLSIGRQIVSLIPGLLLLAAVGYAGKFIEQSIGHYTKANHITFPNIEYVLWAIVIGLIIANTVGVPRIFEAGVATYEFWLKAGIVLLGSRFLLGDILHLGGISLLLVAIAITLSFAFMHLLGRSFGLKPKLTSLLAIGSSICGVSAIIAAKPAIDADDEDASYAIAAILALGAISLFTFPLIGHALHLSDKAYGLWAGLAVDNTAEATAAGALYSDAAGKVAVLAKTTRNALIGFVVLAYALYWASKGEAHAVGNKAAFLWRKFPKFVLGFLLISLLATLGYFTKPQLTSLANLSRWAFLLTFAGVGLRTSLRELGRQGWKPFAVGAIGEVFIALVTLGLVYGADHYLHL; encoded by the coding sequence ATGGCCACCACCGCAATCCCAACGTCAACGCCCCCACTGAGTATCGGCAGGCAGATCGTCTCGCTTATTCCAGGCTTGTTGCTGCTCGCGGCTGTCGGATATGCGGGGAAGTTCATTGAACAGTCGATCGGTCATTACACCAAAGCCAACCACATTACCTTTCCAAACATCGAGTATGTTCTCTGGGCCATCGTTATCGGCTTGATTATCGCGAATACGGTCGGCGTTCCACGCATCTTCGAGGCTGGTGTCGCGACTTACGAGTTTTGGCTGAAGGCGGGCATCGTCCTTTTAGGCTCGCGCTTCCTGCTTGGAGATATCCTTCATTTGGGCGGCATCTCGCTGCTCCTGGTCGCAATTGCGATTACGCTTTCCTTTGCATTTATGCACCTGCTTGGCCGCAGCTTCGGCCTCAAACCTAAATTAACGTCGCTCCTGGCAATCGGCTCTTCCATCTGCGGAGTCTCCGCGATCATCGCCGCCAAGCCGGCCATCGACGCCGATGACGAGGATGCGTCTTACGCGATCGCGGCGATCCTCGCGCTCGGCGCGATTTCGCTCTTTACCTTTCCGCTGATCGGCCATGCTCTCCATCTGAGCGACAAGGCTTACGGCCTTTGGGCTGGTCTCGCCGTGGACAACACCGCGGAAGCGACCGCCGCTGGTGCGCTTTACTCCGATGCGGCCGGCAAAGTTGCGGTACTCGCCAAGACGACTCGGAATGCATTGATTGGCTTCGTCGTGCTGGCTTATGCCTTATATTGGGCCAGCAAAGGAGAAGCTCATGCAGTTGGTAACAAAGCGGCCTTTCTCTGGCGTAAGTTTCCCAAGTTTGTCCTGGGGTTTCTCTTGATCTCCCTACTGGCGACACTGGGCTATTTCACCAAGCCGCAACTGACCAGTCTGGCGAACCTTTCACGCTGGGCATTCCTCTTGACCTTTGCTGGTGTTGGATTGAGGACCAGCCTCCGCGAACTTGGCAGGCAGGGATGGAAGCCGTTTGCTGTAGGCGCAATCGGTGAAGTCTTTATAGCATTGGTCACTTTGGGGCTGGTCTACGGAGCGGACCACTACTTGCACTTGTGA
- the ilvA gene encoding threonine ammonia-lyase, with amino-acid sequence MQVSDEAALDVSLAGIERARERIRDFIFLSPCLRSAELTRITGQEIYLKLDNLQRTGAFKERGALNKILTLSAEEKQRGVIAASAGNHAQAVAYHATQRGIRSQIVMPLMTPLVKVAATRGFGAEVVLHGANYDEACTEAVQRAETHGMTFLHPFDDSEVIQGQGSIGLEILEQVPDIEAVVVPIGGGGLIAGVACAIKEKNPLVRIIGVQTERLPSMLRATEAGEPVTVPAEATIADGIAVRRSAERTLRLVERYVDELVTVDEEEIASAILVLLEREKTLAEGAGATALAAVLQRKSSLTTERTAVLVCGGNIDVSLLAKIIERGLVKDGRWMRLRIHLSDRPGALHQLTRIIAELAANIVQTQYDRAYYGVSLGDTVIDFTLETRGSDHIAIIERKLTEAGYRHQRIE; translated from the coding sequence ATGCAAGTAAGCGACGAAGCGGCACTGGATGTATCTCTCGCGGGGATCGAGCGCGCTCGAGAGCGAATTCGCGACTTTATCTTTCTTTCGCCGTGTCTGCGTTCGGCGGAATTGACCCGGATCACGGGGCAGGAGATCTACCTCAAGCTGGACAATTTGCAGCGGACCGGGGCGTTCAAGGAACGGGGTGCGCTCAACAAGATTCTGACGTTGAGCGCCGAAGAGAAGCAGCGCGGCGTCATCGCGGCAAGCGCAGGCAACCACGCCCAGGCGGTAGCCTACCATGCGACCCAGCGAGGCATCCGGTCGCAGATCGTGATGCCGTTGATGACCCCGCTGGTGAAGGTGGCTGCGACGCGCGGCTTTGGCGCGGAGGTGGTGCTGCATGGCGCAAACTACGACGAAGCCTGCACTGAGGCAGTGCAGCGCGCCGAGACCCACGGCATGACCTTCCTGCACCCTTTTGATGACTCCGAGGTGATCCAGGGACAAGGTTCAATTGGGCTCGAGATTCTAGAGCAGGTGCCCGACATTGAGGCGGTCGTCGTGCCCATCGGAGGCGGGGGCCTGATCGCCGGTGTCGCCTGCGCCATCAAGGAGAAGAACCCGCTTGTCCGCATCATTGGCGTCCAGACGGAGCGTCTGCCTTCGATGTTGCGAGCGACCGAGGCGGGCGAGCCGGTCACTGTTCCGGCTGAGGCCACTATCGCCGACGGCATCGCGGTCAGACGTTCAGCGGAGCGGACGCTTCGGCTGGTCGAGCGATATGTCGATGAGTTGGTCACCGTGGACGAGGAAGAGATAGCCAGCGCCATCCTGGTCTTGTTGGAACGGGAAAAGACCCTCGCCGAAGGCGCCGGAGCAACCGCGCTGGCGGCGGTTCTGCAGCGCAAATCCTCGCTCACCACTGAGCGAACGGCGGTGCTGGTTTGCGGGGGAAACATCGATGTGAGTCTGCTGGCCAAAATCATCGAACGAGGTTTAGTAAAAGACGGCCGGTGGATGAGGCTGCGAATTCATCTCTCGGATCGCCCAGGGGCACTGCACCAACTCACCAGGATCATTGCGGAACTTGCCGCCAATATTGTGCAGACGCAATATGACCGCGCGTACTACGGAGTAAGCCTCGGCGATACCGTGATCGACTTCACTCTGGAGACCCGCGGTTCCGATCACATTGCGATCATCGAGCGCAAGCTGACGGAAGCGGGCTACCGGCATCAGCGAATTGAGTAG